A genomic region of Anaerolineae bacterium contains the following coding sequences:
- a CDS encoding sugar transferase: MADSQPIIQTAEPNVAPAVRRGFHFPLNISERKLLLMALDLLALCGSLMLVTMLRPEYAADVTVFLRRPYWLLTLALIWLLLANGMDLYDLRVAGRFTASIPSVALAGIITTVGYLFIPFVTPAPPASHLLMGAFPLLSIAMLLAGRFLYTRLLAQPVFQQRVLIVGAGWAGRTIAEALARTCRDSVCIVGFVDDDTAKQGSVIEVGEQRVRVLGGRRELKSLIGAQRVTTLVLAITHEIEGELFQALMDCLEFGVEIVPMPVLYEQLTGKVPVEHIGDNWYVAMPIHHPQTKRLNRMVKRATDIILSSIGILLLLPFLPILALAIYIDSPGPIFYTQERVGEGGKIFKVYKFRSMVPDAEKGEAVWAQENDPRVTRVGRLLRKTHVDEFPQFLNILKGEMSAVGPRPERPEFVAELAEEIPFYRTRHAVKPGMAGWSLVKYGYASSKEDAKIKIQYDLYYIKHQSFWLDMVILIKTIIDTITLRGRA; the protein is encoded by the coding sequence GTGGCCGACTCTCAACCTATCATCCAGACAGCGGAACCGAACGTGGCGCCGGCCGTCCGGCGTGGATTCCACTTCCCCCTGAATATCTCCGAGCGCAAGCTCCTGCTGATGGCGCTGGACCTGCTGGCGCTGTGCGGTTCCCTGATGCTGGTCACCATGCTGCGGCCCGAATATGCCGCTGATGTCACCGTGTTCCTGCGCCGGCCGTATTGGCTGTTGACTTTGGCGCTCATCTGGCTTCTGCTGGCCAACGGCATGGATCTCTATGACCTGCGGGTGGCAGGACGTTTCACAGCCAGCATTCCCTCGGTGGCGCTGGCCGGCATCATCACCACCGTGGGGTATTTGTTCATCCCGTTCGTCACGCCGGCACCACCCGCGTCCCATCTGTTGATGGGCGCCTTCCCTCTGCTGAGCATTGCTATGCTCCTGGCAGGACGGTTTCTGTACACCCGCTTGCTGGCCCAACCGGTCTTTCAACAGCGCGTGCTGATCGTGGGCGCCGGCTGGGCCGGCCGCACCATCGCCGAGGCTCTGGCCCGCACCTGCCGCGACTCCGTGTGCATCGTCGGTTTCGTGGACGATGACACGGCCAAGCAGGGCAGCGTCATAGAGGTAGGGGAGCAAAGGGTGCGGGTGCTGGGCGGCCGGCGAGAGCTGAAGTCCCTCATCGGCGCGCAGCGGGTGACCACCTTAGTGCTGGCCATCACCCATGAGATTGAAGGCGAGCTTTTCCAGGCGTTGATGGACTGCCTGGAATTCGGCGTGGAAATTGTCCCCATGCCAGTGCTCTACGAACAGCTCACCGGCAAGGTGCCCGTCGAGCACATCGGCGACAACTGGTACGTGGCCATGCCCATTCACCACCCGCAGACAAAACGCCTGAACCGCATGGTCAAACGAGCGACGGATATCATCCTGTCCTCTATCGGGATCCTGCTCCTGCTCCCCTTCCTGCCCATCCTGGCACTGGCCATTTACATTGACTCGCCCGGACCGATCTTTTACACCCAGGAGCGGGTGGGGGAGGGCGGGAAGATTTTCAAGGTCTACAAGTTCCGCTCCATGGTGCCGGATGCGGAGAAAGGGGAAGCGGTCTGGGCGCAGGAGAACGACCCGCGCGTCACCCGGGTGGGCCGGCTCCTGCGAAAGACACATGTGGATGAATTCCCGCAGTTTTTGAACATCCTCAAAGGGGAAATGAGCGCAGTGGGGCCGCGGCCGGAGCGGCCCGAGTTCGTGGCGGAGCTGGCCGAAGAGATACCCTTCTACCGCACACGCCATGCGGTGAAGCCGGGCATGGCCGGCTGGAGCCTGGTCAAGTACGGCTACGCCTCCTCGAAGGAGGACGCCAAAATCAAGATCCAGTACGACCTGTACTATATCAAGCACCAATCCTTCTGGCT